Proteins encoded within one genomic window of Formosa agariphila KMM 3901:
- the rodA gene encoding rod shape-determining protein RodA, protein MIRETNRHFSFDWTTIIIFMLLVGFGWVNIISSSHVGETLDYLDFSQPYGKQLMFIGLTIGLIIIILAIEAKFYERFASVIYVISMLSLVGLFIFGKNVNGAQSWYGIGGMTLQPSEFAKAATALAVAKYVSDLQTDIKRFPDQIKTFIIIIIPAFLILLQNDAGSTIVYGAFFFVLYREGLPQIYLTLAISVVFISVLSLKFGPVITSILAAIIIFTQFFLSKKKPVILQPILITIAAIMMSVGVHFFYDNVLQPHQKDRISLWLRLENDPSKLAEMRRDILYNLYESEKAISSGGIAGRGFMEGTRTTGKFVPEQHTDYIFSTVGEEWGFIGSAMVVILFVLLMLRILHLAELQKSQFSRIYGYSVASIMFLHFMINIGMVMGLIPTIGIPLPFFSYGGSGLWGFTILLFIFVKLDSNRINEW, encoded by the coding sequence ATGATTAGAGAAACAAATAGACATTTTTCTTTCGATTGGACCACCATCATTATTTTTATGTTGCTTGTTGGTTTTGGTTGGGTAAATATTATATCGTCTTCTCATGTAGGCGAAACTTTAGATTACTTAGACTTTTCTCAACCTTATGGTAAGCAACTTATGTTTATCGGTCTAACCATTGGACTTATAATTATTATTCTTGCTATTGAGGCCAAGTTCTACGAACGCTTTGCCAGTGTTATTTACGTGATTTCCATGCTCTCTTTAGTTGGACTTTTTATATTTGGAAAGAATGTAAACGGAGCCCAATCTTGGTACGGAATTGGAGGGATGACACTCCAACCCAGTGAATTTGCCAAAGCAGCCACGGCCCTAGCTGTCGCTAAATACGTGAGTGATTTACAAACAGACATTAAGCGATTTCCAGATCAGATTAAAACCTTTATAATAATTATTATACCAGCGTTTTTAATCCTGTTGCAAAACGATGCAGGAAGTACCATTGTGTATGGTGCATTCTTTTTTGTACTTTACAGAGAAGGTTTACCACAAATTTATTTAACCCTAGCCATTAGTGTTGTTTTTATCTCTGTATTATCCTTAAAATTCGGACCAGTTATTACATCTATATTGGCAGCTATTATCATATTTACACAATTCTTTTTAAGTAAAAAGAAACCTGTAATTTTACAACCTATACTTATTACAATAGCAGCAATTATGATGTCTGTTGGTGTACATTTTTTTTACGACAATGTGCTTCAACCGCATCAAAAAGACCGTATAAGTTTATGGTTAAGACTTGAAAACGATCCGTCTAAATTAGCAGAAATGAGACGCGATATTTTGTATAACTTATACGAATCTGAAAAAGCCATTAGTTCGGGCGGAATTGCCGGAAGAGGTTTTATGGAAGGAACGCGTACAACAGGTAAATTTGTACCAGAACAACATACCGATTATATTTTTAGTACCGTAGGTGAAGAATGGGGATTTATTGGTAGTGCCATGGTCGTTATTCTATTTGTACTTTTAATGTTACGCATACTTCATCTCGCCGAATTACAAAAGTCACAATTTAGTAGAATCTATGGATATTCGGTAGCCTCAATAATGTTTCTCCACTTTATGATTAATATTGGAATGGTAATGGGATTAATACCAACTATTGGTATTCCTCTACCCTTTTTTAGTTATGGAGGCTCTGGTCTATGGGGGTTTACAATTTTACTTTTTATTTTTGTAAAATTAGATTCGAATAGAATTAACGAATGGTAG
- a CDS encoding rod shape-determining protein: MGFFDFLTEEIAIDLGTANTLIIHNDKVVVDSPSIVARDRVSGKIIAVGKEASMMQGKTHENIKTIRPLKDGVIADFDASEQMISLFIKNIPALKKKMFTPALRMVVCIPSGITEVEMRAVKESCERVNGKEVYLIHEPMAAAIGIGVDIMQPKGNMIVDIGGGTTEIAVIALGGIVCDKSVKIAGDVFTNDIIYYMRTQHNLYVGERTAEKIKIQIGAATEDLETPPDDMSVQGRDLLTGKPKQVQISYREIAKALDKSILRIEDAVMETLSQTPPELAADIYNTGIYLAGGGSMLRGLDKRLSQKTDLPVYIAEDPLRAVVRGTGITLKNLPKFKSVLIK, from the coding sequence ATGGGATTTTTTGACTTCCTTACAGAAGAAATAGCTATTGACTTAGGAACAGCCAATACACTTATTATCCATAATGATAAAGTTGTGGTGGATAGCCCTTCAATAGTTGCTCGTGATCGTGTTAGCGGTAAAATTATAGCCGTTGGTAAAGAAGCGAGCATGATGCAAGGAAAGACACACGAAAACATAAAAACAATTCGCCCCCTTAAAGACGGTGTAATTGCAGATTTCGATGCGTCTGAACAAATGATAAGTTTGTTTATTAAAAACATTCCTGCTTTAAAGAAAAAAATGTTTACACCTGCACTTCGTATGGTTGTTTGTATTCCTTCTGGTATTACAGAAGTAGAAATGCGAGCAGTAAAAGAATCGTGCGAGCGTGTTAATGGTAAAGAAGTTTATTTAATACACGAACCTATGGCTGCGGCCATAGGTATTGGTGTAGATATTATGCAGCCTAAAGGGAACATGATTGTAGATATAGGTGGTGGTACTACCGAAATTGCAGTAATTGCTTTAGGAGGTATTGTTTGCGACAAATCGGTTAAAATTGCTGGTGATGTTTTTACAAACGATATTATATACTACATGCGTACACAACACAATTTATATGTTGGAGAACGTACTGCAGAAAAAATTAAAATTCAGATTGGTGCTGCTACCGAAGATTTAGAAACGCCTCCAGACGACATGAGTGTTCAAGGACGTGACTTGCTTACCGGTAAACCAAAACAAGTACAAATTTCTTATCGTGAAATTGCAAAAGCATTAGACAAATCTATTCTAAGAATTGAAGATGCTGTAATGGAAACCTTATCGCAAACACCTCCAGAATTAGCTGCCGATATTTATAATACAGGTATCTATTTAGCAGGTGGTGGTTCTATGCTACGTGGTTTAGACAAACGTCTTTCTCAGAAAACAGATTTACCTGTTTACATTGCAGAAGATCCATTACGTGCGGTTGTACGCGGTACAGGAATTACCCTTAAAAACTTACCAAAGTTTAAGAGTGTCTTGATAAAATAG
- the purH gene encoding bifunctional phosphoribosylaminoimidazolecarboxamide formyltransferase/IMP cyclohydrolase, which yields MSNEKTIKSALISVFSKDGLEPIIKKLNDLGVTMYSTGGTQAFINDLGIDVVPVEDVTSYPSILGGRVKTLHPKVFGGILNRQDNEQDNAELAEFDIPQIDLVIVDLYPFEDTVASGASEQDIIEKIDIGGISLIRAAAKNYKDVVCVSSVNEYASFLELISEQNGTLTLEQRKDFARKSFNVSSHYDSAIFNYFNQNNEDTVLKISEQNGQVLRYGENPHQKGFFFGNFDDIFTKLHGKELSYNNLLDVDAAVNLINEFKGDKPTFAILKHNNACGVAQRDTLKQAYTDALAGDPVSAFGGVLISNTEIDLATAEDIHSLFCEVVIAPSFSEDAVALLKGKKNRILLVLHDIEMPKTNVRSCLNGVLVQDSNRVTDRLEDLSKATNNNPTDSELNDLIFASKICKHTKSNTIVLAKDGQLCASGTGQTSRVDALNQAIHKAQSFNFDLKGAVMASDAFFPFPDCVEIAKNAGITAVIQPGGSIKDQLSIDYCNDNDVAMVFTGTRHFKH from the coding sequence ATGAGCAACGAAAAAACAATCAAATCTGCACTAATCTCTGTATTCAGCAAAGATGGTTTAGAACCTATCATTAAAAAGTTAAACGACTTAGGTGTAACCATGTATTCTACTGGAGGAACACAAGCTTTCATCAACGACTTAGGAATAGACGTTGTACCTGTAGAAGACGTAACATCTTACCCTTCAATTTTGGGTGGACGTGTTAAAACTTTACATCCTAAAGTTTTTGGTGGAATTTTAAATCGTCAAGATAATGAGCAAGATAATGCTGAATTAGCTGAATTTGATATTCCTCAAATAGATTTAGTGATTGTTGATTTGTATCCTTTTGAAGATACAGTTGCCTCTGGTGCTAGTGAACAAGATATAATTGAAAAAATTGATATCGGTGGTATTTCGTTAATTCGTGCTGCTGCTAAAAACTACAAAGATGTAGTTTGTGTATCTTCAGTAAATGAATATGCTTCATTTTTAGAACTTATTTCTGAACAAAATGGAACACTTACTTTAGAGCAAAGAAAAGATTTCGCTAGAAAATCGTTCAACGTATCGTCTCATTACGATTCTGCTATTTTTAATTACTTCAACCAAAACAACGAAGACACTGTTTTAAAAATTAGCGAACAAAACGGACAAGTGTTACGTTATGGAGAAAACCCTCACCAAAAAGGATTTTTCTTCGGGAATTTCGATGACATTTTTACAAAACTTCACGGTAAAGAATTAAGCTACAACAACCTTTTAGATGTTGATGCTGCTGTGAATTTAATAAATGAATTTAAAGGAGACAAACCTACGTTTGCCATTCTAAAACATAACAATGCTTGTGGTGTTGCACAACGCGATACTTTAAAACAAGCTTATACAGACGCACTTGCTGGAGACCCTGTTTCTGCATTTGGTGGTGTATTAATTTCTAACACCGAAATAGATTTAGCTACTGCAGAGGATATTCATTCTTTATTTTGTGAGGTTGTAATCGCACCATCTTTTAGTGAAGATGCTGTAGCCCTTTTAAAAGGAAAGAAAAACAGAATTCTTTTAGTACTTCATGATATTGAAATGCCTAAAACAAATGTAAGATCTTGTTTAAACGGTGTTTTAGTTCAAGATTCTAATAGAGTTACAGACCGTTTAGAAGATTTATCTAAAGCGACAAACAATAATCCTACAGATAGCGAGTTAAATGATTTAATCTTTGCTTCTAAAATCTGTAAGCATACAAAATCTAACACTATCGTTTTAGCAAAAGACGGTCAATTATGTGCTAGTGGAACAGGACAAACAAGCCGTGTAGACGCTCTTAATCAAGCGATACACAAAGCACAGTCTTTTAACTTCGACTTAAAAGGAGCTGTTATGGCGAGTGATGCATTTTTCCCTTTCCCTGATTGTGTAGAGATTGCAAAAAATGCAGGAATTACTGCTGTTATTCAACCAGGTGGATCTATAAAAGATCAATTAAGTATCGATTATTGTAATGATAATGATGTTGCTATGGTATTTACAGGTACACGTCATTTCAAGCATTAA
- a CDS encoding SDR family oxidoreductase, producing MNLLLTGATGYIGKRLLPVLVAQGHHVVCGVRDPKRFNPPESIAPHISVITIDLLDEESLKNIPQNIDAAYYLVHSMSAASDYKDLEKQSAIYFREAINKTQTKQVIYLSGIVNDKMLSEHLNSRQTVEHELDKGTYSLTTLRAGIIIGSGSASFEIIRDLVEKLPVMITPRWLNTKCQPIGITDVISFLSSALNNSETFDKNFDIGGPDILTYKEMLLQFAEARGLERHIYIVPVMTPRLSSYWLYFVTSTSYKLAIALVNSMKVEVVCRDNRINDILGIAPVSYKEALSKAFKKVETNEIISSWKDALSSGSMNIIMSDFIQVPTHGCFIDSREQTFSNREECLDRIWRIGGETGWYYGNRLWKLRGFIDKLYGGVGLRRGRTHSNALYPGDALDFWRVLYANKEEGRLLLFAEMKLPGDAWLEFKIKDKTLIQTATFRPVGISGRLYWYSVFPFHGFIFKNMLNHLTA from the coding sequence ATGAACTTACTTTTAACAGGTGCTACAGGCTATATTGGCAAACGTTTACTTCCCGTTTTGGTCGCTCAAGGGCATCATGTTGTTTGTGGTGTTCGCGACCCTAAACGTTTTAATCCGCCAGAATCTATTGCGCCGCATATTAGCGTAATTACTATAGACCTTTTAGACGAAGAAAGCCTAAAAAATATTCCGCAAAATATAGATGCTGCTTACTATTTGGTCCATTCTATGTCGGCCGCTAGCGATTATAAAGATTTAGAAAAACAATCTGCAATTTATTTTAGAGAAGCGATAAATAAAACACAAACCAAACAGGTTATTTATTTAAGCGGAATTGTAAATGACAAGATGTTATCTGAACATTTAAATTCTAGACAAACCGTAGAACACGAACTAGATAAAGGCACCTATAGTTTAACGACATTACGAGCAGGAATAATTATTGGTTCTGGAAGTGCATCGTTCGAAATTATTAGAGATTTAGTTGAAAAACTTCCTGTAATGATTACACCTCGATGGCTAAACACCAAATGTCAACCTATTGGAATTACAGATGTTATTTCATTCTTAAGTTCAGCGTTAAACAATTCAGAAACGTTCGATAAAAATTTTGATATCGGCGGGCCAGATATTTTAACGTACAAAGAAATGCTTTTACAATTCGCAGAAGCTCGCGGGTTAGAACGGCACATTTATATTGTTCCTGTCATGACACCACGCCTATCGTCCTATTGGTTATATTTTGTAACCTCAACCTCTTACAAACTTGCTATAGCGCTTGTAAATAGTATGAAAGTTGAAGTGGTATGCAGAGACAATCGAATAAATGATATTTTAGGAATCGCACCGGTTTCTTATAAAGAAGCGCTAAGTAAAGCCTTTAAAAAAGTAGAAACTAATGAAATTATTTCGAGTTGGAAAGACGCTTTAAGTAGTGGCTCCATGAATATTATCATGTCCGATTTTATTCAAGTGCCAACTCATGGCTGTTTTATAGATTCTCGCGAACAAACTTTTAGTAATCGAGAAGAATGTCTAGACCGTATTTGGCGTATTGGAGGAGAAACAGGCTGGTATTACGGAAACCGCTTATGGAAATTAAGAGGATTTATAGATAAGCTTTACGGTGGTGTTGGATTACGCCGCGGACGTACACATTCGAATGCTTTGTATCCTGGCGATGCCCTCGATTTTTGGCGCGTTTTATACGCCAATAAAGAGGAAGGACGACTACTTTTGTTTGCCGAAATGAAACTGCCCGGAGATGCTTGGTTAGAATTTAAAATAAAAGATAAAACACTTATTCAGACTGCAACATTTAGACCTGTTGGAATTTCTGGAAGATTATATTGGTACAGCGTATTCCCATTTCACGGCTTTATTTTTAAAAATATGCTAAACCATCTTACGGCTTAA
- a CDS encoding M20 family metallopeptidase: MTSNFRLLILFIFISFQIQSQNSTSEFMIKSKEGPLNIEQALSKYIQLESISGQEQEAGEWFRDLCELNGLHITQMGDTNGNYNFSASLYPLSSELPNIVLLNHIDVVPPGDIENWEHPPFSGTITDTEIWGRGAFDNKGNGIMHLFSIIQTLQKYGDKNMPYNVTLLAVSCEETQCTGGANYVIDNFLDTLNPIVVIGEGPPGFNGILKWDPTQTIFGVSITNKRPLWLELSLKIKTSAHGSITPLNYANKGMIKALDNLIEKKQKVVYNETNINILKQLGRMEKGLSGFALKNPRFFKAIITPQLRKRPELFSLFSNSVTLTSVNSHNDVINVIPDEVTALLDCRLLPEQTNEEFLEGIKKQLKNKDITVKVIQESPITETSDDNTMFFKEIVKAIEKNYPESENLSVSVPNYNDASFFREKGINSYCFTPIPLARYYLEHIHNINERIPRGILTKGSQTFFDFIEGCLLQ; this comes from the coding sequence ATGACCAGCAACTTTAGATTACTTATACTCTTTATATTCATCTCCTTCCAAATTCAAAGTCAAAATTCGACTTCAGAATTCATGATTAAATCTAAAGAAGGCCCTTTAAATATTGAACAAGCATTAAGTAAATATATTCAACTTGAATCGATAAGCGGGCAAGAACAAGAAGCTGGTGAATGGTTTAGAGATTTGTGTGAGCTAAACGGGTTACACATTACACAAATGGGTGACACCAATGGAAACTATAACTTTTCGGCATCTCTTTATCCGCTAAGTAGTGAATTACCTAATATCGTTTTATTAAATCATATCGATGTCGTTCCTCCTGGAGATATTGAAAATTGGGAACATCCACCCTTTTCAGGAACTATTACAGATACCGAGATTTGGGGACGAGGCGCTTTCGATAATAAGGGAAACGGAATTATGCATTTATTTAGCATCATTCAAACTCTTCAAAAATACGGCGACAAAAACATGCCCTATAATGTAACACTACTTGCTGTGTCCTGTGAAGAAACCCAGTGTACCGGTGGTGCTAATTATGTTATCGATAATTTTTTAGATACTCTAAATCCTATTGTTGTAATTGGCGAAGGACCTCCTGGTTTTAATGGTATTCTAAAATGGGATCCGACACAAACGATATTCGGGGTTTCAATTACGAATAAAAGACCGCTATGGTTAGAATTATCGCTAAAAATAAAAACCTCCGCCCATGGATCCATCACGCCTTTAAATTATGCTAATAAAGGCATGATAAAAGCATTAGACAATCTTATTGAAAAGAAACAAAAGGTGGTTTATAACGAAACAAATATTAATATTTTAAAGCAGCTCGGCCGTATGGAAAAAGGACTTTCCGGTTTTGCGCTTAAAAACCCAAGATTCTTTAAAGCGATTATAACCCCGCAATTAAGAAAAAGACCAGAGTTATTTTCTTTATTCTCCAATTCCGTTACCTTAACGAGTGTTAATAGCCATAACGATGTTATCAATGTCATTCCAGATGAAGTAACTGCGCTGTTAGATTGCAGATTATTACCAGAGCAAACCAATGAAGAGTTTCTAGAAGGCATTAAAAAACAATTAAAAAACAAGGATATAACCGTAAAAGTCATTCAGGAATCACCAATTACTGAAACATCAGACGACAACACCATGTTCTTTAAGGAGATTGTAAAAGCCATTGAAAAGAATTATCCAGAATCAGAAAACTTAAGTGTTTCTGTGCCTAACTATAACGATGCTAGTTTTTTTCGAGAGAAAGGCATTAACTCCTATTGCTTTACTCCTATCCCTTTAGCACGTTACTACTTAGAGCACATTCATAATATTAACGAGCGTATACCTCGAGGAATTCTAACTAAAGGAAGTCAAACATTTTTCGATTTTATAGAAGGGTGTTTATTGCAATAA
- a CDS encoding VOC family protein, whose amino-acid sequence MALGAFSISLNVEDIHISKQFYETLGFTVFGGDIEKNYLIMKNDQTLIGLFQGMFDRNILTFNPGWDQDAKTLDKFIDVRDIQKELKSKGITLSSEVDETTKGPGNIIIMDPDGNPILIDQHI is encoded by the coding sequence ATGGCATTAGGAGCCTTTTCCATAAGTTTAAATGTAGAAGACATACACATCTCGAAACAATTTTATGAAACCTTAGGGTTTACCGTTTTTGGCGGCGATATCGAAAAAAACTACCTCATCATGAAAAATGACCAAACTTTAATCGGTTTATTTCAAGGTATGTTCGATAGAAATATTTTAACCTTCAATCCGGGTTGGGACCAAGACGCAAAAACACTTGATAAGTTTATAGATGTTAGAGATATTCAGAAAGAACTGAAATCCAAAGGTATTACTTTGTCATCAGAAGTCGATGAAACCACTAAAGGACCTGGAAACATTATTATCATGGATCCCGATGGCAATCCGATTCTTATCGACCAACATATTTAA
- the mrdA gene encoding penicillin-binding protein 2: MRQFLLFFTIITVGLIFISRLFYLQIYSSPANNLYDDNAIRKVYDYPKRGFVYDRNGTLLVSNQSSYDVMVIPREVKELDTIEFCNLLKIDKEKFIKTYKKAYHYSPRLPSVFVSHLSKEDYAVLQEKMRKFEGFYIQKRSLRHYEASIGANVLGDIGEVNNAIINKYPYYKMGDLIGKQGIELSYEDELRGKKGIKFIQKNRFNKNIGPYKDGKFDTLPDPGKDIKITIDATLQAYGEQLMKHKHGGIIAIEPSTGEILTMISAPTYDPNSLVGRKRSQNFTKLYRDSIAKPLYDRGLLAQYPPGSPFKVLNALIGLQEKVVTTEEKFTCNHGYSYGNRKMGCHGHPSPLAMNMGIFESCNAYFANVYRRIIEKYDTPYEGMNVWNKHVTSFGLGDYLGYDLKIGSPGRIPSGDFYDKWYGKNRWRTTYTLSNAIGQGEIEATPIQLANMVAAIANRGYFYTPHIIKSIEGQEIDAHFTTPRHTTIDKENFDPVVQGMFDVYNKGTAASLQVKGIEICGKTGTAENFTKIDGVKTQLTDHSIFVAFAPKDNPKIAIAVFVENGYWGSRFAGRIASLMIEKYLRGTISRTDMEDWILTHSLEHEYLKPYSGEPFKINRGTTLETVERDLVNQDHLLPAKPEL; this comes from the coding sequence ATGAGGCAATTTTTATTATTTTTTACCATAATTACAGTCGGGCTTATATTTATTTCTAGACTATTTTATCTTCAAATTTATAGCTCTCCTGCGAATAACTTATACGATGACAACGCCATTCGTAAGGTATACGATTACCCAAAACGAGGCTTTGTTTACGACAGAAATGGTACGCTTTTAGTGTCTAACCAATCGTCTTACGATGTTATGGTTATACCACGAGAAGTTAAAGAATTAGACACCATAGAATTTTGTAATTTATTGAAAATCGATAAAGAAAAATTCATAAAAACGTATAAAAAAGCTTACCATTATTCGCCACGATTACCTTCTGTTTTTGTATCGCATTTATCTAAAGAAGACTATGCTGTTCTTCAAGAAAAAATGAGAAAGTTTGAAGGCTTCTACATTCAAAAACGTTCACTTCGTCATTACGAAGCATCAATTGGTGCTAATGTTTTAGGTGATATTGGAGAAGTAAACAATGCCATAATTAATAAATATCCTTACTACAAAATGGGAGATTTAATAGGAAAACAAGGTATTGAATTGTCTTATGAAGATGAACTAAGAGGAAAAAAGGGAATTAAATTTATTCAGAAAAACAGATTCAATAAAAATATTGGGCCGTATAAAGATGGTAAATTTGATACACTTCCTGACCCCGGAAAAGATATCAAAATAACAATTGACGCCACTTTACAAGCGTATGGCGAGCAATTAATGAAACATAAACACGGTGGAATTATTGCCATAGAACCTAGCACAGGAGAGATTCTAACCATGATTTCAGCACCTACTTACGACCCCAATTCTTTAGTGGGGAGAAAGCGTTCTCAAAATTTCACGAAGCTCTATAGAGATTCTATTGCAAAACCTTTATACGATAGAGGCTTACTCGCACAATATCCTCCAGGTTCTCCATTTAAAGTTTTAAACGCATTAATTGGTTTACAGGAAAAAGTAGTTACTACCGAAGAAAAATTTACTTGTAATCATGGATATAGCTACGGAAACAGAAAGATGGGATGCCACGGTCACCCAAGTCCTTTAGCTATGAATATGGGGATTTTTGAATCTTGTAATGCCTACTTTGCAAACGTATATAGACGAATCATAGAAAAATACGACACGCCTTACGAAGGCATGAATGTTTGGAATAAACACGTGACTAGTTTTGGGTTAGGAGACTACTTAGGGTACGACCTTAAAATTGGAAGCCCTGGACGAATTCCTAGTGGTGATTTTTACGACAAATGGTACGGAAAAAACAGATGGCGAACTACATATACGTTATCTAACGCCATTGGACAAGGAGAAATTGAAGCTACACCAATACAGTTAGCAAATATGGTTGCTGCTATTGCTAATCGCGGTTATTTTTACACACCACATATTATAAAATCTATAGAAGGTCAAGAAATAGACGCCCATTTTACTACACCAAGACATACTACAATAGACAAAGAAAATTTTGACCCTGTTGTGCAAGGTATGTTCGATGTGTATAACAAAGGTACAGCGGCTAGTTTACAAGTTAAAGGCATAGAAATATGTGGAAAGACAGGAACAGCAGAAAACTTTACTAAAATTGATGGCGTTAAAACACAATTAACAGACCACTCTATTTTTGTTGCTTTTGCACCAAAAGATAATCCTAAAATTGCAATTGCAGTTTTTGTAGAAAATGGATATTGGGGAAGTAGGTTTGCTGGTAGAATTGCTAGTTTAATGATTGAAAAATATTTACGAGGTACCATTTCTAGAACAGATATGGAAGATTGGATTTTAACACATAGCTTAGAACACGAATATTTAAAACCATATTCTGGCGAACCTTTCAAGATAAATCGAGGAACCACTTTAGAAACTGTAGAACGAGATTTAGTTAATCAAGACCATTTACTCCCTGCTAAACCCGAATTATGA
- the mreC gene encoding rod shape-determining protein MreC yields the protein MQQILNFIIRNKNFLLYLLLFSLSVFFTIQTHSYHKSKFIHSANFLSGGIYTRINNINQYFDLKTQNENLSEENARLRNKLENYQLSLEQNYIDSTTFNGSYLFRPVRVIKNSYSATTNILAIDKGSKDSIQQDFGLITPKGILGIVDQTSNNYATVISILNTKSRISAQLKKTNHFGTLSWDGHSPSTVQLIDIPKIAPIKVGDTIVTSGRSVIFPKGILIGTIESFKLDAAENNFEINVSLFNDMTNIEHAYIIEHIDAPEINNLLNLSNEQ from the coding sequence ATGCAGCAAATATTAAATTTTATTATTCGCAACAAAAACTTTTTGTTGTATTTGCTGCTGTTTTCATTGTCAGTTTTTTTCACGATTCAGACACATTCTTATCATAAAAGTAAATTTATTCATTCTGCTAATTTTTTAAGTGGTGGTATTTACACCCGTATAAATAATATAAATCAGTACTTTGATTTAAAAACGCAAAATGAAAATTTATCTGAAGAAAATGCAAGACTGAGAAACAAACTAGAAAACTATCAATTGTCTCTAGAGCAAAATTATATAGACTCTACAACTTTTAATGGCTCGTATTTATTTAGACCTGTTCGCGTTATTAAAAACAGTTATTCAGCTACCACTAACATTTTAGCTATAGACAAAGGAAGTAAGGATAGTATTCAGCAAGATTTCGGGTTAATAACACCAAAAGGAATCCTTGGTATTGTCGATCAAACAAGTAACAATTATGCCACTGTAATTTCTATTTTAAATACAAAAAGTAGAATTAGTGCACAGCTAAAAAAAACCAATCATTTTGGAACTTTAAGTTGGGATGGGCATTCTCCTAGTACAGTTCAACTTATAGATATTCCAAAAATTGCACCTATTAAAGTTGGTGATACTATAGTAACATCTGGACGTTCTGTAATTTTCCCTAAAGGAATTTTAATAGGAACTATTGAAAGTTTTAAACTAGATGCTGCCGAAAACAATTTCGAAATTAATGTGAGTCTGTTTAACGATATGACAAATATTGAACACGCCTATATTATTGAACATATAGATGCTCCAGAGATTAATAACTTACTAAATCTATCTAATGAACAGTAA
- a CDS encoding 2-hydroxyacid dehydrogenase, with protein sequence MKVAFFSTKSYDITSFEKHSNDAHEFIFYESSLNTKTAKLTQDCDAVCAFVNDHLHERTIKLLAKYGVKLIAMRCAGFNNVDIKAAQAANIKVVRVPAYSPMAVAEHASALILTLNRKTHKAYNRVREGNFSLERLTGFDLYEKTVGVVGTGKIGQYFIKIMKGYGCNVIAYDLYPSDAVKALGVSYVSMDELLEKSDIISLHCPLTEDTHHLIGKEAFSKMKKGAMLINTSRGALIDTVEAVEALKNKTLEYFGIDVYEQEEKLFFRDLSENIIMDDVISRLISFPNVLITSHQGFLTHEALDKIAEVTIKNLTDFENGIKSDNEVIID encoded by the coding sequence ATGAAAGTAGCTTTTTTCAGTACAAAATCTTACGATATTACCTCTTTTGAGAAACATAGTAATGATGCACACGAATTTATCTTTTACGAAAGTTCTTTAAATACTAAAACAGCTAAACTAACTCAAGATTGTGATGCGGTATGCGCCTTTGTAAACGACCATTTACACGAACGCACCATTAAATTGCTTGCAAAGTATGGGGTAAAATTAATTGCAATGCGATGTGCCGGTTTTAATAATGTAGATATAAAAGCAGCCCAAGCCGCAAACATAAAAGTAGTACGTGTTCCTGCCTACTCTCCTATGGCTGTAGCCGAACATGCTTCTGCACTTATTTTAACTTTAAACAGAAAAACACATAAAGCCTACAACCGTGTTCGCGAAGGGAATTTTTCTTTAGAACGTTTAACGGGTTTCGATTTATACGAAAAAACGGTTGGTGTTGTTGGAACAGGGAAAATCGGACAATATTTTATTAAGATAATGAAAGGTTACGGTTGTAATGTCATAGCATACGACCTCTACCCTAGCGACGCCGTTAAAGCACTTGGCGTATCTTACGTTTCTATGGACGAGTTATTAGAAAAGTCTGATATCATTTCACTACACTGTCCTCTAACTGAAGACACTCATCATTTAATTGGAAAAGAAGCATTCTCTAAAATGAAAAAAGGGGCGATGTTAATTAACACAAGTCGTGGTGCCTTAATAGATACTGTTGAAGCTGTTGAAGCCTTAAAAAATAAAACTTTAGAATATTTCGGAATCGATGTTTACGAACAAGAAGAAAAATTATTCTTCCGCGATTTGTCTGAAAACATAATTATGGATGATGTTATTTCTAGATTAATTTCATTTCCTAATGTTCTCATTACATCTCACCAAGGATTTTTAACGCATGAAGCTTTAGATAAAATTGCTGAAGTGACGATAAAAAACCTAACAGACTTTGAAAACGGCATTAAATCTGACAATGAAGTGATTATAGATTAA